The proteins below are encoded in one region of Rhododendron vialii isolate Sample 1 chromosome 7a, ASM3025357v1:
- the LOC131334042 gene encoding acetyl-CoA carboxylase 1-like isoform X2: MLETQRRPPLVGLGPGSNGHINGSIPLRSPNAALVVDEFCYALGGKKPIHSILIANNGMAAVKFIRSIRTWAYETFGTEKAILLVAMATPEDMRINAEHIRIADQFVEVPGGTNNNNYANVQLIVEMAEITHVDAVWPGWGHASEIPELPDALTAKGIIFLGPPALSMAALGDKIGSSLIAQAADVPTLPWSGSDVKMPPDSCLVAIPEDIYSKACVFSAEEAIASCQVVGYPAMIKASWGGGGKGIRKVHNDDEVRALFKQVQGEVPGSPIFIMKVASQSRHLEVQLLCDQYGNVAALHSRDCSVQRRHQKIIEEGPITVAPMETVKKLEQAARRLAKCVNYVGAATVEYLYSMETGEYYFLELNPRLQVEHPVTEWIAEVNLPAAQVAVGMGIPLWQIPEIRRFYGKEHGGGYDAWRRTSVVATPFDFDKAQSIRPKGHCVAVRVTSEDPDDGFKPTSGKVQELNFKSKPNVWAYFSVKSGGGIHEFSDSQFGHVFAFGESRALAIANMVLGLKEIQIRGETRTNVDYTIDLLHASDYRENKIHTGWLDSRIAMRVRAERPPWYLSVVGGGLYKASTSSAAMVSEYVGYLEKGQIPPKHISLVNSKISLNIEGSKYTIDMVRGGPGSYRLRMNDSEVEAEIHTLRDGGLLMQLDGNSHVIYAEEEAAGTRLLIDGRTCLLQNDHDPSKLVAETPCKLLRYLVSDGSHVEADTPYAEVEVMKMCMPLLSPASGTIRIKMSEGQAMQAGELIARLDLDDPSAVRKAEPFHGSFPILGPPTAISGKVHQRCAASLNAARMILAGYEHNIDEVMQNLLSCLDNPELPFLQWQECLSVLATRLPKDLRYQLESKFKVYEGSSSLQNLDFPAKVLRGVFEAHLSSCPDKEKGAQERLVEPLLSLVKSYEGGRESHARVIVQALFEEYFSVEELFSDNIQADVIERLRLQYKKDLWKVVDIVLSHQGVKGKNKLILRLMEQLVYPNPAAYRDKLIRFSALNHTSYSELALKASQLLEQTKLSELRSSIARSLSELEMFTEDGETMDTPKRKSAINERMEDLVSTPLAVEDALVGLFDHGDHTLQRRVVETYVRRLYQPYLIKGSVRMQWHRYGLIASWEFLEEHIARKNGSEDQCSDETVVEKRTERKWGAMVIIKSLQFLSMVIDAALRETCHDTLDASGSISPVSHGNMMHIALAGINNQMSLLQDSGDEDQAQERIHKLAKILKEKEVGSSLRTAGVGVISCIIQRDEGRTPMRHSFHWSTEKLHYEEEPLLRHLEPPLSIYLELDKLKGYENIKYTPSRDRQWHLYTVVEDKTLPIQRMFLRTLVRQPTSNEGFMGLDMGTNRSPLAMSFTARSILRSLVTAMEELELHVHNASIKSDHAHMYLYILREQQLDDLVPYSKKVEVDAGQEEAAVETILEELVLEIHESVGVKMHRLGVCEWEVKLWMASPGPANGAWRIVVENVTGHTCIVHTYRELEDTSKQRIVYHSNSVSSHLHGVPVNAPYQPLATLDRKRLWARKSSTTYCYDFPLAFQKALEKSWVSLFPGRTKVKDTVKVTELVFSDQKGSWGTPLVAVERPPGLNDVGMVAWTIEMSTPEFPSGRTIVVVSNDVTFKAGSFGPREDAFFLAVTDLACAKKLPLIYLAANSGARIGVAEEVKSCFKVGWSDESTPESGFQYVYLTPEDYTRIGSSVIAHELKLSSGETRWVIDSIVGKDDGLGVENLSGSGAIASAYSRAYKETFTLTYVTGRTVGIGAYLARLGMRCIQRLDQPIILTGFSALNKLLGREVYSSHMQLGGPKIMATNGVVHLTVSDDLEAVSAILKWLSFVPPYSGGPLPILAPSDPPERSVEYFPENSCDPRGAICGVLDHTGKWLGGIFDKDSFVETLEGWARTVVTGRAKLGGIPVGIVAVETQTVMQVIPADPGQLDSHERVVPQAGQVWFPDSASKTAQALMDFNREELPLFILANWRGFSGGQRDLFEGILQAGSTIVENLRTYKQPVFVYIPMAGELRGGAWVVVDSRINSDHIEMYAERTAKGNVLEPEGMIEIKFRIKELLECMGRLDRRLIDLKAKYQLARTNGDHVTFELLRQQIRAREKQLLPIYTQIATKFAELHDTSLRMAAKGVIREVVDWGNSRCFFYKRLHRRVVEGLLIKTVIEASGDQLSFQSAIDMIKKWFLDSEVAEGREKDAWEDDEVFFTWKDDPNNYGEKLQELRAEKVKLQLSSIADSPLDLRALPQSLAALLNKVEPSSRAQLVDELRKVLS; the protein is encoded by the exons GTTCGTAGAAGTTCCTGGTGGAACTAACAATAATAACTACGCCAATGTGCAGCTCATTGTAGAG ATGGCAGAGATAACACATGTAGATGCAGTTTGGCCTGGTTGGGGGCATGCCTCCGAAATTCCTGAACTGCCTGATGCATTAACTGCAAAGGGAATCATATTTCTTGGGCCGCCAGCTTTATCTATGGCCGCACTGGGAGATAAAATTGGATCATCATTGATTGCTCAAGCAGCTGATGTTCCCACCCTTCCTTGGAGTGGCTCTGAT GTGAAAATGCCACCAGATAGCTGTTTGGTTGCTATTCCGGAGGATATTTATTCCAAAGCATGTGTTTTTAGTGCGGAAGAAGCGATTGCTAGCTGTCAAGTAGTTGGTTACCCTGCAATGATAAAGGCATCTTGGGGCGGTGGTGGTAAAGGCATAAGAAAG GTACATAATGATGACGAAGTGAGGGCATTATTTAAGCAAGTACAGGGTGAAGTTCCAGGCTCACCCATATTTATTATGAAGGTCGCGTCTCAG AGCCGACATCTAGAAGTGCAGTTGCTCTGTGATCAATACGGCAATGTTGCAGCTTTGCATAGTCGCGACTGCAGTGTTCAAAGGCGACACCAAAAG ATAATTGAGGAAGGTCCAATTACAGTAGCCCCTATGGAGACGGTGAAAAAGTTGGAGCAGGCAGCTAGAAGGTTAGCCAAATGTGTGAATTATGTTGGAGCTGCTACAGTTGAGTATCTGTACAGTATGGAAACTGGGGAGTACTATTTCTTAGAGCTCAACCCCCGATTACAG GTGGAACATCCTGTAACAGAGTGGATAGCTGAAGTTAATTTGCCAGCAGCACAGGTTGCAGTTGGAATGGGGATTCCTCTTTGGCAAATTCCTG AAATAAGGCGTTTCTATGGGAAGGAACATGGTGGAGGGTATGATGCTTGGAGGAGAACATCTGTTGTTGCTACGCCATTTGACTTTGACAAAGCACAATCTATAAGGCCAAAAGGTCATTGTGTTGCTGTGCGTGTTACAAGTGAGGATCCAGATGATGGTTTTAAGCCTACTAGTGGGAAAGTACAG GAGCTGAATTTTAAAAGCAAGCCAAATGTGTGGGCGTACTTCTCTGTTAAG TCCGGAGGAGGCATTCATGAATTTTCAGATTCTCAATTCG GTCATGTCTTTGCATTTGGGGAGTCCAGAGCCCTAGCAATAGCCAACATGGTTCTTGGGCTGAAGGAAATTCAAATTCGTGGAGAAACCCGTACAAATGTTGATTACACCATTGACCTATTACAC GCTTCAGATTACAGGGAAAATAAAATACACACAGGCTGGTTAGACAGTAGAATAGCAATGCGAGTTCGAGCAGAAAGGCCACCTTGGTATCTATCTGTGGTTGGAGGTGGTCTTTAT AAAGCATCTACTAGCAGTGCAGCTATGGTATCAGAGTATGTTGGTTATCTTGAAAAAGGGCAAATCCCTCCTAAG CATATATCACTTGTGAACTCAAAAATTTCTTTGAACATCGAAGGGAGCAAATATACG ATTGATATGGTGAGGGGAGGACCAGGAAGCTATAGATTGAGAATGAATGACTCAGAGGTTGAGGCAGAGATACATACTCTACGTGACGGAGGTTTATTGATGCAG ttgGACGGAAACAGTCATGTGATATATGCAGAGGAAGAAGCTGCTGGAACTCGGCTTCTGATTGATGGAAGGACTTGTTTGCTTCAG AATGATCATGATCCATCCAAGTTAGTGGCAGAGACTCCATGCAAGCTACTGAGGTATTTGGTCTCAGATGGTAGTCATGTTGAGGCTGACACACCCTATGCGGAGGTCGAGGTTATGAAGATGTGTATGCCACTTCTTTCACCTGCTTCCGGAACTATTCGAATCAAAATGTCTGAAGGTCAAGCAATGCAG GCCGGCGAGCTTATAGCGAGGCTTGATCTAGATGATCCATCAGCTGTAAGAAAAGCAGAACCTTTTCATGGGAGCTTTCCAATTTTGGGGCCACCGACCGCAATATCTGGAAAAGTTCATCAGAGGTGTGCTGCGAGTTTGAATGCGGCCCGGATGATTCTTGCAGGATATGAGCATAACATTGATGAA GTTATGCAAAACTTGCTCAGTTGTCTCGACAATCCTGAGCTCCCTTTCCTTCAGTGGCAAGAGTGCTTGTCTGTTCTGGCAACCCGTCTTCCTAAAGATCTCAGATATCAG CtggaatcaaaattcaaagtctACGAAGGTAGTTCAAGCTTGCAAAATCTTGACTTCCCGGCCAAAGTATTGCGGGGTGTTTTTGAG GCCCATCTAAGCTCTTGCCCTGACAAAGAAAAAGGAGCCCAAGAAAGACTTGTTGAACCTCTGTTGAGTCTTGTTAAGTCTTATGAAGGGGGTAGAGAGAGCCATGCTCGTGTTATTGTTCAGGCCCTTTTTGAGGAGTATTTTTCTGTCGAGGAATTATTTAGTGACAACATCCAG GCTGATGTGATTGAACGACTTCGACTGCAATATAAGAAAGATCTTTGGAAGGTAGTAGATATTGTGCTTTCTCATCAG GGAGTCAAGGGAAAAAATAAGCTGATTTTACGACTCATGGAGCAATTGGTGTACCCTAATCCAGCTGCATACAGGGATAAACTAATCCGATTCTCTGCCCTCAACCATACAAGTTATTCTGAG ttggCACTGAAGGCAAGTCAACTGCTAGAGCAGACCAAATTAAGCGAACTCCGGTCCAGCATTGCTAGAAGTCTTTCTGAATTAGAGATGTTTACTGAAGATGGTGAAACCATGGATACTCCTAAGAGGAAAAGTGCCATTAATGAACGGATGGAGGATCTTGTGAGTACTCCGTTAGCAGTTGAAGATGCCCTTGTGGGTCTTTTTGACCACGGTGATCACACTCTTCAAAGGCGGGTTGTAGAGACTTATGTTCGTAGACTGTACCAG CCGTACCTTATAAAGGGCAGCGTGCGGATGCAATGGCACAGATATGGTCTTATTGCTTCGTGGGAGTTTTTGGAAGAGCATATTGCAAGAAAAAATGGATCCGAAGATCAATGTTCAGACGAAACAGTAGTTGAGAAACGTACTGAGAGGAAATGGGGAGCCATGGTCATCATCAAATCTCTTCAGTTCTTGTCAATGGTGATAGACGCTGCATTGAGGGAAACATGTCATGATACACTTGATGCGAGTGGATCTATCAGCCCAGTGAGTCATGGTAATATGATGCATATTGCTTTAGCAGGCATCAACAACCAGATGAGTTTGCTTCAGGACAG TGGTGATGAGGATCAGGCTCAAGAGAGAATACACAAGTTAGCCAAAATACTTAAAGAGAAAGAAGTAGGATCCAGCCTTCGGACTGCAGGTGTCGGTGTTATTAGCTGCATCATACAGAGGGATGAAGGGCGGACTCCTATGAGGCACTCTTTCCATTGGTCAACAGAGAAGCTCCACTATGAGGAAGAGCCCCTATTACGTCACCTGGAACCTCCTCTATCGATATATCTTGAATTG GACAAGCTCAAGGGCTACGAGAATATAAAATACACGCCATCCAGGGACCGTCAATGGCACCTATATACCGTTGTGGAGGACAAGACGTTACCAATCCAGAGGATGTTTCTCAGAACCCTTGTAAGGCAGCCAACCTCAAATGAAGGGTTCATGGGGCTGGACATGGGAACAAATAGATCCCCCTTAGCCATGTCTTTTACTGCAAGGAGCATTTTGAGGTCCTTAGTGACTGCAATGGAGGAGTTGGAACTTCATGTTCATAATGCTTCTATCAAGTCAGACCACGCCCATATGTATCTCTATATCTTGCGGGAGCAACAATTAGATGATCTCGTACCATATTCAAA GAAAGTTGAAGTAGATGCTGGGCAAGAAGAAGCTGCTGTTGAAACAATCTTGGAAGAGCTGGTCCTCGAAATCCATGAATCTGTTGGCGTGAAAATGCACCGATTAGGTGTTTGTGAGTGGGAAGTGAAGCTCTGGATGGCATCTCCTGGACCAGCCAATGGCGCTTGGAGGATAGTGGTTGAGAATGTGACTGGTCACACCTGCATTGTACAT ACATACCGAGAATTGGAGGATACCAGCAAACAAAGGATAGTATACCATTCTAACTCTGTGAGTAGCCATCTACATGGTGTACCTGTGAATGCACCGTATCAGCCTTTGGCAACTCTTGATCGGAAGCGGCTTTGGGCCCGGAAAAGCAGCACCACATACTGCTATGATTTCCCTCTG GCATTTCAAAAGGCCTTGGAAAAATCTTGGGTATCCCTTTTCCCTGGCAGAACTAAAGTCAAGGATACAGTTAAAGTAACTGAACTAGTATTTTCTGACCAAAAAGGCAGCTGGGGTACTCCTCTTGTTGCCGTGGAGCGGCCACCTGGACTAAATGACGTTGGTATGGTAGCTTGGACTATAGAAATGTCTACACCCGAATTCCCTTCTGGAAGGACAATTGTAGTAGTGTCAAATGACGTGACCTTCAAAGCCGGATCTTTTGGTCCAAGGGAGGATGCATTTTTCCTTGCGGTGACAGATCTTGCTTGTGCTAAGAAACTTCCTCTAATTTACTTGGCGGCAAATTCAGGTGCTCGTATCGGAGTAGCAGAGGAAGTAAAATCTTGCTTTAAAGTTGGCTGGTCCGATGAATCAACCCCAGAAAGCGGATTCCAATATGTCTATTTGACTCCTGAAGACTACACACGAATTGGTTCATCCGTGATAGCCCATGAGTTAAAGCTGTCAAGTGGAGAAACTAGATGGGTGATTGACAGCATTGTGGGAAAAGATGATGGGCTGGGGGTTGAGAACTTATCCGGGAGTGGAGCCATTGCAAGTGCATATTCCAGGGCATATAAGGAAACCTTCACCTTAACGTATGTCACCGGAAGAACTGTTGGGATAGGTGCTTATCTTGCTCGTCTTGGAATGCGGTGCATACAGAGACTTGATCAGCCAATTATCCTCACCGGTTTCTCAGCGCTAAACAAACTTTTGGGCCGCGAGGTGTACAGCTCCCATATGCAACTCGGTGGGCCCAAAATCATGGCGACCAATGGGGTGGTACACCTGACGGTCTCTGACGATCTTGAAGCCGTATCCGCTATTTTGAAGTGGCTAAGCTTTGTCCCACCCTACTCAGGGGGACCACTTCCCATTTTGGCTCCCTCTGACCCTCCGGAGAGATCTGTTGAGTACTTTCCTGAAAATTCTTGCGATCCACGTGGGGCCATCTGTGGTGTTCTTGACCATACTGGGAAATGGCTAGGGGGTATCTTTGATAAAGATAGTTTTGTTGAGACTCTAGAAGGATGGGCAAGGACCGTTGTGACGGGAAGGGCAAAACTGGGAGGAATTCCAGTAGGAATAGTCGCCGTTGAAACGCAAACAGTGATGCAAGTTATTCCGGCAGACCCTGGTCAGCTGGATTCCCACGAAAGGGTTGTCCCTCAAGCGGGGCAAGTTTGGTTTCCTGATTCGGCAAGTAAGACGGCTCAAGCGTTGATGGATTTTAACCGTGAAGAACTCCCGCTTTTCATTCTTGCCAATTGGAGAGGTTTTTCTGGTGGTCAGAGGGACCTCTTTGAAGGGATCCTTCAGGCCGGATCAACCATAGTTGAAAACCTAAGAACGTACAAACAGCCTGTTTTTGTATATATCCCCATGGCAGGTGAGCTCCGTGGCGGGGCGTGGGTGGTTGTGGACAGTCGGATTAATTCAGACCATATCGAAATGTACGCTGAACGTACGGCTAAGGGGAACGTGCTTGAACCAGAAGGGATGATTGAGATCAAGTTCCGAATAAAGGAGCTTCTGGAGTGCATGGGTAGGCTGGATCGTCGTTTGATCGATTTGAAGGCAAAATATCAGTTAGCCCGGACTAATGGGGACCACGTGACTTTTGAATTGCTGCGGCAGCAGATCAGAGCCCGTGAGAAACAGCTTTTACCAATTTATACGCAAATAGCTACAAAATTTGCGGAACTGCATGATACGTCCCTGAGAATGGCAGCAAAAGGGGTAATAAGGGAGGTTGTGGATTGGGGTAATTCACGGTGTTTCTTCTACAAAAGATTGCATAGGAGGGTGGTTGAAGGGTTATTGATCAAGACCGTTATTGAAGCTTCCGGAGACCAGTTATCTTTCCAATCCGCAATTGACATGATCAAGAAGTGGTTTTTGGATTCCGAGGTTGCAGAAGGTAGGGAAAAAGATGCTTGGGAAGATGATGAAGTTTTCTTCACATGGAAGGATGATCCAAATAACTATGGAGAGAAGTTACAGGAATTGCGTGCAGAGAAAGTAAAGCTTCAACTGTCGAGTATTGCCGATTCGCCATTGGATTTACGAGCTCTACCCCAGAGTCTTGCTGCCCTTTTAAACAAG GTGGAACCATCCAGTCGAGCCCAATTGGTTGATGAACTGCGGAAGGTGCTCAGTTGA